The following coding sequences are from one Coffea arabica cultivar ET-39 chromosome 11e, Coffea Arabica ET-39 HiFi, whole genome shotgun sequence window:
- the LOC140021157 gene encoding uncharacterized protein yields the protein MGDSSAQIDMKLLKRLDRFDEFIRKSQGLSKQGVLDYDDLCLFPNVQLPEGFKTPKFNKYDGTGNPKTHLRLFANKLGKPVDDENLPLRLFPESLEGDALDWYSNLKPEEVKTWLDLSNAFIRQYEYNCELAPTRTTLEGTKRKPSEDHKTYAKRWRKVAAKLKAAGKISTVPPPTYPYGMPAWYNPQAVCTYHSGAPGHSTLDCKALKHKIQDMVEVGEIVIRRREAQGPNVNRNPLPEHANIVGVILDDAEYVEQVKKLAREAEVFGITDQPFVIELPFEEDEKPFILDLTPAERESLKPVVIEFPKQEPVLSLQQVPWNYDEPDVQIGEKSIAKKEVSVVTRTGKIANPREAASPIRANNSEPPVKPTITEKEALDLLKRLQRSEYNVVEKLSKSPAQISMLDLLFSSDTHRDALIEVLTKAQIPRDISVDNFSHVVGSVLFTKQITFSDDELPVEGIGHNKALYIVVRCNGKMLPKVLIDNGSALNICPWSTLEKLGLQDIKLRPSGTIIRGFDGAQREPIGEVDLVVEIGPAQFQITCQVMHFPSVYNILLGRPWIHKSGAVPSSLHQLLKFVVNDKLITIFAEEDCLVITDSGSKENGSRNVTMTPHSTADIVSVSWITNEERVLPKASVMMAKEMIRGGYEFDKGLGRDLQGILKPVEIVEKKDSFGLGFRPTAKDIREMKERKKAEKEGRQRVLDIPPLHYTFPRSAEVIMSEINPVDEIEASLAQLFVGATFEDIVPGEAEFPDILEGSIPNWTAETEDHLDDLRKLFERLRKYNLKLNPAKCAFGAPAGKLLGFIVSKRGIEIDPAKIKAIREMPVPKTQKDVKSFLGKINFIGRFIAQLTATCEPLFKLLRKNVPLYWNEECQQDFDKIKDYLLHPPVLYLLEKPMLTGRLAKWQIILSEFDIVFTSQKAVKGQAIADHLAENPRDNDYQPLHTYFPDEKILFVGATDDISEQSPEWRLFFDGASNSLGAGIGAVLYPDELKIEPIQIQFQDKPAHCWAIDKPSDNVPWYNDIKEFVKTGSYPLHAAEVEIPSLRILMEAKLEEADWIKQRHEQLTSIDERRFNAICHGQCYQKRVARAYNKKVRRRAFEEGDKVLKRILSMQNEAKGKFAPNWQGPFIVQKALPHQDINKKQQPKEEMFTPTTKLVLEEIAGGNCSMKDDAYGSSGVNRSLDFPKGLSKNDATPVETLSKEPSTISEQCTKEGPEDSNPPENIEDKSSKEA from the exons atgggagaTTCGTCTGCCCAGATTGATATGAAGTTACTTAAACGCTtggatcgttttgatgaatttatccggaaaagccaaggtttaagcaaGCAAGGGGTGCTGGACTACGATGATTTGTGCCTATTTCCAAACGTACAACTGCCGGAGGGGTTCAAGACTCCGAAgttcaacaaatatgatggCACGGGCAACCCAAAGACGCACTTGCgcttgtttgctaacaagttgggcaaGCCAGTGGATGACGAGAATTTGCCGTTGAGATTATTTCCAGAAAGCTTAGAAGGGGATGCTCTCGATTGGTACTCCAACCTAAAGCCAGAGGAAGTGAAGACCTGGCTCGATCTGTCCAATGCCTTCATTCGACAATATGAGTACAACTGCGAGCTAGCGCCGACCCGGACTACTCTGGAAGGAACGAAAAGGAAGCCTTCTGAGGACCACAAGacctatgccaagaggtggagaaaAGTAGCTGCGAAG TTAAAGGCCGCCGGGAAAATTAGTACggtaccccctcctacctatccATATGGCATGCCCGCCTGGTATAACCCGCAAGCTGTCTGTACTTATCATTCGGGGGCACCTGGACACTCGACTTTGGATTGTAAAGCTCTTaagcataaaattcaagatatggtTGAAGTTGGGGAAATTGTAATTAGGAGAAGGGAGGCACAAGGACCGAACGTAAATAGAAACCCCTTGCCGGAGCACGCTAATATCGTTGGGGTTATTCTGGATGATGCAGAGTATGTGGAACAAGTCAAAAAGTTGGCGAGGGAAGCTGAAGTATTTGGAATCACAGACCAGCCATTTGTCATAGAATTGCCATTTGAAGAGGACGAAAAGccttttattttggatctcACGCCAGCTGAGAGGGAGTCTTTGAAGCCCGTAGTCATTGAATTCCCGAAGCAAGAGCCTGTTTTAAGTCTGCAACAAGTGCCATGGAATTATGATGAACCTGACGTGCAGATTGGGGAAAAGTCAATTGCAAAGAAGGAAGTGTCAGTGGTTACCAGAACGGGGAAGATTGCAAATCCACGTGAAGCTGCCAGTCCGATTCGAGCAAATAACTCCGAGCCGCCCGTTAAACCAACAATCACTGAGAAAGAAGCCTTGGATTTACTTAAGAGGCTTCAGAGAAGTGAGTACAATGTAGTTGAGAAGCTGAGTAAGTCGCCTGCCCAGATATCCATGTTGGATCTACTCTTTTCTTCAGACACGCATAGGGACGCACTGATCGAAGTATTGACTAAAGCTCAAATCCCTAGGGACATTTCTGTTGATAATTTCTCACATGTAGTTGGAAGCGTGTTATTCACCAAACAAATTACTTTTTCTGACGATGAATTGCCGGTGGAGGGTATTGGACATAACAAGGCCCTATACATAGTTGTGAGGTGCAATGGGAAAATGCTGCCGAAGGTATTGATTGACAACGGATCTGcgcttaatatctgtccttggagcaccttggaaaagctagggttgcaaGACATaaagctgaggccttcagggactatAATTCGAGGATTTGATGGAGCGCAAAGAGAGCCAATAGGAGAAGTGGATTTAGTCGTCGAAATAGGGCCCGCCCAGTTTCAAATAACctgccaagtcatgcactttCCTAGTGTTTACAACATTTTGCTTGGCAGGCCGTGGATTCATAAGTCTGGGGCTGTGCCTTCTTCATTGCATCAGTTGCTGAAGTTTGTGGTAAATGACAAGCTGATAACTATATTTGCCGAAGAGGATTGCCTTGTAATCACCGATTCTGGGTCAAAGGAGAATGGAAGCCGCAATGTCACCATGACTCCTCATAGCACGGCTGATATCGTCTCTGTAAGTTGGATCACAAACGAGGAGCGAGTTTTACCAAAGGCTAGTGTCATGATGGCCAAAGAAATGATCCGTGGAGGCTATGAATTTGACAAAGGGCTGGGACGAGATTTGCAAGGAATTCTGAAGCCAGTGGAGATTGTGGAGAAAAAGGATTCATTTGGTTTGGGTTTCCGACCGACTGCCAAGGACATCAGAGAGATGAAGGAGCGCAAGAAAGCggagaaagaaggaaggcaAAGGGTTCTTGACATTCCACCACTGCATTATACTTTCCCACGATCAGCTGAGGTGATCATGTCAGAAATCAACCCAGTTGACGAAATTGAAGCaagtttggcccaattgttcgttggggcaacatttgaagatatTGTTCCAGGCGAAGCTGAATTTCCTGACATTCTCGAAGGATCAAttcccaattggacagccga gacGGAGGATCACTTGGATGATTTGAGGAAGCTATTTGAAAGGCTGCGAAAAtacaatttgaagttaaatcctgCGAAATGTGCCTTTGGGGCACCAGCTGGTAAATTGTTGGGTTTCATCGTGAGCAAGagaggcatagagatagatccggCAAAAATCAAAGCCATTCGAGAGatgccagtgccgaaaactcagaaggacgtgaaaagcttcTTAGGAAAGATCAACTTTATTGGGAGGTTCATTGCCCAATTAACGGCCACATGtgagccgttgttcaaattattaagaaagaatgtgccgttgtaCTGGAATGAAGAGTGCCAACAGGattttgacaagattaaagattatttgctgCACCCTCCGGTCCTG tatctcttGGAAAAGCCGATGCTAACTGGACGTCTAGCTAAGTGGCAAATAATCCTCTCGGAgttcgatattgttttcacttctCAGAAGGccgtcaaggggcaagctatagctgatcatctGGCGGAAAACCCAAGGGACAATGATTATCAGCCACTTCACACCTATTTCCCTGATGAAAAGATCTTATTTGTAGGCGCCACGGACGATATAAGTGAGCAGagccctgaatggaggcttttcttcgatggagcttcaAATTCTCtaggagctggaattggagctgttctg TATCCAGATGAGTTGAAGATCGAACCGATCCAGATTCAATTTCAAGATAAACCTGCTCACTGTTGGGCTATAGATAAGCCCTCTGACAATGTTCCTTGGTATAATGATATTAAGGAGTTTGTCAAAACTGGATCTTACCCTCTGCATGCTG ccgaagttgaaattccttcgTTGCGAATCCTCATGGAAGCTAAGTTGGAAGAGGCTGATTGGATAAAGCAGCGCCATGAACAATTGACATCGATCGATGAAAGGCGATTCAATGCTATTTGTCATGGTCAGTGTTATCAGAAACGGGTGGCCCGAGCTTACAACAAAAAGGTCCGTCGGCGTGCATTCGAAGAAGGTGATAAAGTGCTAAAGCGGATTTTGTCAATGCAaaatgaagctaaaggcaaattcGCTCCAAactggcaagggccgttcattgtccaaaag